A genome region from Rhinopithecus roxellana isolate Shanxi Qingling chromosome 10, ASM756505v1, whole genome shotgun sequence includes the following:
- the FICD gene encoding protein adenylyltransferase FICD isoform X2 produces the protein MMLTPMASVMAVTEPKWISVWGRFLWVTLLSMMLGSLLALLLPLGAVEEQCLAVLKGFYLLRSKLDRAQHAATKCSSPSTELSITSRGVTLLVAKTKASPGKLEARAALNQALEMKRQGKREKAQKLFMHALKMDPDFVDALTEFGIFSEEDKDIIQADYLYTRALTISPYHEKALVSRDRTLPLVEEIDQRYFSIIDSKVKKIMSIPKGNSALRRVMEETYYHHIYHTVAIEGNTLTLSEIRHILETRYAVPGKSLEEQNEVIGMHAAMKYINTTLVSRIGSVTISDVLEIHRRVLGYVDPVEAGRFRTTQVLVGHHIPPHPQDVEKQMQEFVQWLNSEDAMNLHPVEFAALAHYKLVYIHPFIDGNGRTSRLLMNLILMQAGYPPITIRKEQRSEYYHVLEAANEGDVRPFIRFIAKCTETTLDTLLFATTEYSVALPEAQPNHSGFKETLPVKPSP, from the exons ATGATGCTTACACCGATGGCTTCAGTGATGGCGGTGACTGAACCGAAATGGATCTCGGTCTGGGGCCGCTTCCTCTGGGTGACGCTGCTGAGCATGATGCTGGGGTCCCTGCTGGCCCTGCTGCTGCCACTGGGGGCTGTGGAGGAGCAGTGCTTGGCTGTGCTCAAAGGCTTCTACCTGCTCAGGAGCAAACTGGACAGGGCGCAGCATGCCGCCACCAAGTGCAGCAGCCCATCCACGGAGCTCAGCATCACCTCCAGGGGCGTGACGCTGCTGGTGGCCAAGACCAAGGCCTCTCCAG GTAAGTTGGAAGCCAGAGCCGCCCTGAACCAGGCCCTGGAGATGAAGCGCCAGGGCAAGCGGGAAAAAGCCCAAAAGCTCTTCATGCACGCCCTCAAGATGGATCCGGACTTCGTGGACGCGCTCACCGAGTTTGGCatcttctcagaagaagacaaggaCATCATCCAGGCGGACTATTTGTACACCAGAGCATTGACCATCTCGCCCTACCATGAGAAAGCGCTGGTCAGCCGTGATCGGACGCTCCCACTCGTGGAGGAGATCGACCAGAGGTATTTCAGCATCATCGACAGCAAAGTGAAGAAGATCATGTCCATCCCCAAGGGAAACTCGGCTCTGCGCAGGGTCATGGAGGAGACCTACTACCATCACATCTACCACACAGTGGCCATCGAGGGCAACACCCTCACCCTCTCAGAAATCAGGCACATCCTGGAGACCCGCTACGCGGTGCCCGGGAAGAGCCTGGAGGAGCAGAACGAGGTCATCGGCATGCATGCGGCCATGAAGTACATCAACACAACCCTGGTTTCGCGCATTGGTTCCGTCACCATCAGCGACGTGCTGGAGATCCACAGGCGAGTGCTGGGCTACGTGGACCCCGTGGAAGCCGGCAGGTTTCGGACGACACAGGTCCTGGTCGGACACCACATCCCTCCCCATCCGCAGGATGTGGAAAAGCAGATGCAGGAGTTTGTACAGTGGCTCAACTCTGAGGATGCCATGAACCTACACCCGGTGGAGTTTGCAGCCTTAGCCCATTATAAACTCGTTTACATCCACCCTTTCATTGACGGCAATGGGAGGACCTCCCGCCTGCTCATGAACCTCATCCTCATGCAGGCGGGCTACCCGCCCATCACCATCCGCAAGGAGCAGCGGTCTGAGTACTACCACGTGCTGGAAGCTGCCAACGAGGGCGACGTGAGGCCTTTCATTCGCTTCATCGCCAAGTGTactgagaccaccctggacaccCTGCTTTTTGCCACAACTGAGTACTCGGTGGCACTGCCAGAAGCCCAACCCAACCACTCTGGGTTCAAGGAGACGCTTCCTGTGAAGCCCTCACCCTAG
- the FICD gene encoding protein adenylyltransferase FICD isoform X1, with protein MMLTPMASVMAVTEPKWISVWGRFLWVTLLSMMLGSLLALLLPLGAVEEQCLAVLKGFYLLRSKLDRAQHAATKCSSPSTELSITSRGVTLLVAKTKASPAGKLEARAALNQALEMKRQGKREKAQKLFMHALKMDPDFVDALTEFGIFSEEDKDIIQADYLYTRALTISPYHEKALVSRDRTLPLVEEIDQRYFSIIDSKVKKIMSIPKGNSALRRVMEETYYHHIYHTVAIEGNTLTLSEIRHILETRYAVPGKSLEEQNEVIGMHAAMKYINTTLVSRIGSVTISDVLEIHRRVLGYVDPVEAGRFRTTQVLVGHHIPPHPQDVEKQMQEFVQWLNSEDAMNLHPVEFAALAHYKLVYIHPFIDGNGRTSRLLMNLILMQAGYPPITIRKEQRSEYYHVLEAANEGDVRPFIRFIAKCTETTLDTLLFATTEYSVALPEAQPNHSGFKETLPVKPSP; from the exons ATGATGCTTACACCGATGGCTTCAGTGATGGCGGTGACTGAACCGAAATGGATCTCGGTCTGGGGCCGCTTCCTCTGGGTGACGCTGCTGAGCATGATGCTGGGGTCCCTGCTGGCCCTGCTGCTGCCACTGGGGGCTGTGGAGGAGCAGTGCTTGGCTGTGCTCAAAGGCTTCTACCTGCTCAGGAGCAAACTGGACAGGGCGCAGCATGCCGCCACCAAGTGCAGCAGCCCATCCACGGAGCTCAGCATCACCTCCAGGGGCGTGACGCTGCTGGTGGCCAAGACCAAGGCCTCTCCAG CAGGTAAGTTGGAAGCCAGAGCCGCCCTGAACCAGGCCCTGGAGATGAAGCGCCAGGGCAAGCGGGAAAAAGCCCAAAAGCTCTTCATGCACGCCCTCAAGATGGATCCGGACTTCGTGGACGCGCTCACCGAGTTTGGCatcttctcagaagaagacaaggaCATCATCCAGGCGGACTATTTGTACACCAGAGCATTGACCATCTCGCCCTACCATGAGAAAGCGCTGGTCAGCCGTGATCGGACGCTCCCACTCGTGGAGGAGATCGACCAGAGGTATTTCAGCATCATCGACAGCAAAGTGAAGAAGATCATGTCCATCCCCAAGGGAAACTCGGCTCTGCGCAGGGTCATGGAGGAGACCTACTACCATCACATCTACCACACAGTGGCCATCGAGGGCAACACCCTCACCCTCTCAGAAATCAGGCACATCCTGGAGACCCGCTACGCGGTGCCCGGGAAGAGCCTGGAGGAGCAGAACGAGGTCATCGGCATGCATGCGGCCATGAAGTACATCAACACAACCCTGGTTTCGCGCATTGGTTCCGTCACCATCAGCGACGTGCTGGAGATCCACAGGCGAGTGCTGGGCTACGTGGACCCCGTGGAAGCCGGCAGGTTTCGGACGACACAGGTCCTGGTCGGACACCACATCCCTCCCCATCCGCAGGATGTGGAAAAGCAGATGCAGGAGTTTGTACAGTGGCTCAACTCTGAGGATGCCATGAACCTACACCCGGTGGAGTTTGCAGCCTTAGCCCATTATAAACTCGTTTACATCCACCCTTTCATTGACGGCAATGGGAGGACCTCCCGCCTGCTCATGAACCTCATCCTCATGCAGGCGGGCTACCCGCCCATCACCATCCGCAAGGAGCAGCGGTCTGAGTACTACCACGTGCTGGAAGCTGCCAACGAGGGCGACGTGAGGCCTTTCATTCGCTTCATCGCCAAGTGTactgagaccaccctggacaccCTGCTTTTTGCCACAACTGAGTACTCGGTGGCACTGCCAGAAGCCCAACCCAACCACTCTGGGTTCAAGGAGACGCTTCCTGTGAAGCCCTCACCCTAG